The following proteins are encoded in a genomic region of Sorangiineae bacterium MSr12523:
- a CDS encoding copper-binding protein, whose amino-acid sequence MAETRSFLRRHLPWALSAWVLLTAAVVGVVVWLDARRQPPPAAENEASRHEATGVIRSFGDGRSYVNIAHDPIDGFMAAMTMAFEFQSAEQASGLDVGDRVKFSFSADRQGRLVIDSIAKAP is encoded by the coding sequence GTGGCGGAAACACGTTCCTTTCTCCGCCGGCACCTTCCCTGGGCGCTGTCGGCATGGGTCCTCCTCACAGCCGCCGTGGTCGGCGTGGTCGTGTGGCTCGATGCGCGACGCCAGCCCCCACCCGCCGCCGAGAACGAGGCCTCGCGGCACGAAGCCACGGGCGTGATTCGCTCCTTCGGTGATGGCCGAAGCTACGTCAACATCGCGCACGATCCCATCGACGGCTTCATGGCGGCCATGACGATGGCCTTCGAATTTCAGAGCGCCGAGCAGGCGTCGGGCCTCGACGTTGGAGATCGCGTCAAATTCTCGTTCTCCGCGGATCGACAAGGGCGACTCGTCATCGACAGCATCGCCAAAGCCCCGTGA
- a CDS encoding copper-binding protein: MPLFAPRTLFVAFLVASACAVGQGVRPSVAEACGSETHTARGVVRSFGPERKFVNIAHEKIEGYMMAMTMSFEPRSSGQLEGLAVGDNIAFTFTATEDGRRLIDSITKK, encoded by the coding sequence ATGCCGTTGTTCGCACCCCGCACCCTTTTCGTTGCGTTCCTCGTCGCGTCCGCCTGCGCGGTCGGGCAAGGCGTCCGTCCGTCCGTCGCCGAGGCGTGTGGCTCGGAAACGCACACGGCGCGGGGTGTGGTGCGCTCGTTCGGGCCCGAACGAAAATTCGTGAACATCGCCCACGAGAAAATCGAAGGCTACATGATGGCCATGACCATGTCCTTCGAGCCGCGCAGCTCGGGCCAGCTCGAAGGGCTCGCGGTCGGTGACAACATCGCGTTCACCTTCACTGCAACGGAAGACGGGCGCCGTCTCATCGACTCGATTACGAAGAAGTAA
- a CDS encoding FAD-binding protein: protein MTSKSRRSFLATAAGATAMGMMNWAEGIPLFRIPVASAASTLPAPSRFPTFLRLYQQAYQNWSEQITVERVWTCAPANAREVVALVNWAYQNGYRLRPKGMSHNWSPVLLPNGSDVSKIILVDTTRLTSVRVDARGQVKSVTAGAGTLMARVLEELEARGLGFAAIPAPGDITVGGLLAIGAHGTAVPARGETRTPGQTYGSLSNLILSITAVVWDGSRNEYVLRTFQRNDPDIRAFLVHLGRAFITEVTLQVGANARLRCQSWYDIPARVVFAPPASAGPHSMAALTEKAGRVEAIWFPFTSVPWIKVWSLAPEKPWISRHVRKPYNYGFANSITQEQSECIEQINAGATFLTPLLANIFTGAAGAGLIASGTWDLWGWSKDVLLYAKATTLRVAALGLAIVTARENLQRVVSEVYAEYSRAITAYQLKGQFPMSAPLEIRITGLDHARDVQIPGAQSPLLSVARPRPDHPEWDTCVWINMLTIPKMPHANEFYAEMERWIWTNFSGSYATVRPEWSKGWAHTDTGAWSNQAVLSGAIPDTFRAGQARGDDWDTAIAILDGYDPHRIFANPFLDTLLT from the coding sequence ATGACATCGAAATCTCGGCGGAGCTTCCTCGCAACGGCAGCCGGCGCAACGGCGATGGGAATGATGAACTGGGCGGAAGGCATTCCGCTGTTTCGGATTCCCGTCGCCAGCGCGGCCTCCACGCTGCCCGCGCCGTCCCGTTTTCCAACTTTCCTTCGACTCTACCAACAAGCCTATCAGAACTGGTCCGAACAAATTACCGTCGAACGGGTGTGGACATGTGCCCCGGCGAATGCCCGAGAGGTCGTCGCCCTGGTCAATTGGGCATACCAAAATGGATATCGCCTTCGTCCGAAGGGGATGAGTCATAATTGGTCCCCCGTTCTTTTGCCGAATGGTTCGGATGTTTCGAAAATCATTCTCGTAGACACCACCCGACTCACCTCCGTGCGCGTCGATGCACGCGGGCAAGTCAAGTCGGTCACCGCCGGCGCGGGAACGCTGATGGCGAGGGTGCTCGAGGAGCTCGAGGCGCGCGGTCTCGGCTTCGCGGCCATCCCCGCCCCCGGCGACATCACCGTCGGTGGTCTTCTGGCCATCGGCGCGCATGGCACGGCCGTCCCTGCGCGGGGCGAGACGCGGACGCCGGGGCAGACGTACGGCTCGTTGTCGAACTTGATCCTCTCGATCACCGCGGTGGTCTGGGACGGATCGCGCAACGAATACGTGCTGCGCACCTTTCAGAGGAACGACCCGGACATTCGCGCGTTCCTCGTGCACCTCGGACGCGCCTTCATCACCGAGGTGACCCTGCAGGTCGGCGCGAACGCGCGCCTGCGGTGCCAGAGTTGGTACGATATTCCGGCGCGCGTCGTCTTCGCACCACCGGCCTCCGCGGGACCGCACTCCATGGCCGCCCTCACCGAAAAAGCGGGCCGGGTCGAGGCCATTTGGTTTCCCTTCACCAGCGTACCCTGGATCAAGGTTTGGTCCCTCGCACCGGAAAAACCTTGGATTTCCCGCCACGTGCGCAAGCCGTACAACTACGGATTCGCCAATTCGATCACGCAGGAGCAATCCGAGTGCATCGAGCAGATCAACGCCGGCGCGACCTTCCTCACGCCGCTGCTCGCGAACATCTTCACGGGCGCCGCCGGTGCGGGACTCATCGCCTCCGGCACGTGGGATCTCTGGGGTTGGTCCAAGGACGTCTTGCTGTACGCCAAGGCCACCACGTTGCGCGTAGCCGCCTTGGGGCTCGCCATCGTGACCGCGCGCGAAAACCTCCAGCGCGTCGTCTCCGAGGTGTACGCCGAATATTCGCGGGCCATCACGGCCTATCAGCTCAAAGGCCAATTCCCCATGAGCGCCCCACTCGAAATCCGCATCACGGGACTCGATCATGCACGCGACGTGCAAATCCCTGGGGCGCAATCGCCATTGCTCTCGGTCGCAAGGCCACGGCCCGACCATCCCGAGTGGGATACGTGCGTGTGGATCAACATGCTCACCATCCCGAAGATGCCGCACGCGAACGAGTTTTATGCGGAGATGGAGCGCTGGATCTGGACCAACTTCTCCGGGTCGTACGCCACCGTGCGGCCCGAATGGTCCAAAGGCTGGGCCCATACCGACACGGGGGCATGGTCCAACCAAGCGGTGCTATCCGGCGCCATCCCGGACACGTTCCGCGCCGGCCAAGCGAGGGGCGACGATTGGGATACGGCCATCGCGATCCTGGATGGCTATGATCCTCATCGCATTTTCGCCAATCCGTTCCTCGACACGCTTCTCACGTAA
- a CDS encoding nuclear transport factor 2 family protein, with product MSRSVSDLVQGYLDSWNETDPGARQAAIEKNFTNDCTYTDPLAAVAGREGLDGFIAAVQSKYPGIVFTLGSAIDTHHDQVRFTWHAGPPGSKEPAAIGFDVAVFENGKIRHVFGFLDKAQPA from the coding sequence ATGAGCCGATCCGTCAGTGACCTGGTGCAGGGATACCTCGATAGCTGGAACGAGACCGATCCGGGCGCGCGCCAAGCTGCCATCGAGAAGAACTTCACGAATGATTGCACGTACACGGATCCGTTGGCCGCCGTCGCCGGCCGCGAGGGACTCGATGGCTTCATTGCCGCCGTGCAATCGAAGTATCCAGGAATCGTCTTTACGCTCGGTAGTGCGATTGATACGCACCATGATCAAGTGCGCTTCACATGGCACGCTGGACCGCCTGGGTCCAAAGAACCGGCTGCCATCGGCTTCGATGTTGCGGTATTCGAGAATGGCAAAATTCGTCACGTATTTGGATTTCTCGACAAGGCCCAGCCCGCCTAA
- a CDS encoding MHS family MFS transporter, which translates to MSSKARRVVIASLVGTSLEWYDFFLYGLAAALIFKKLFFPTFDPLAGTLASLATYAVGFVARPIGGAVFGHFGDKIGRKNILIFTLVLMGASTFAIGLLPTYDSIGVAAPILLVALRFLQGLGLGGEWGGAVLMSIEHSHQARRGLAASWPQVGAPAGNLLAAGVLGVLSAAMPDEAFHRWGWRLPFLLSAALIVVGLWIRRSISESPLFLEASQKHAVPKMPLLEVLRQHPRELLVVLGARIGSDVCYYIFALFIVTYATQHVGMPREVALHGVLIGSAFQLVFMPLFGALSDRYGRRPISLAGAIGAAAWGFVFFRMLDAKSAPLLFVTAIVGLFFHAAMYGPQAAFVSELFSTRLRYSGASLSYQAAGILGGALAPIIALALLTYFGTSVAVSLYLLGALGINIAAMLAAPETRDTDLLKS; encoded by the coding sequence ATGAGCAGCAAGGCACGCCGCGTGGTCATCGCGAGCCTCGTGGGTACCTCGCTCGAATGGTACGACTTTTTTCTGTACGGCCTCGCCGCCGCACTCATCTTCAAAAAGCTGTTCTTCCCGACGTTCGACCCGCTCGCCGGGACACTCGCCTCACTCGCGACCTACGCCGTCGGCTTCGTCGCGCGGCCCATCGGCGGGGCCGTGTTCGGGCATTTTGGCGACAAGATCGGCCGCAAGAACATCCTCATCTTCACCTTGGTGCTGATGGGAGCCTCCACCTTTGCCATCGGCCTGCTGCCGACATACGACTCCATCGGGGTGGCTGCGCCCATTCTGCTGGTCGCGCTGCGCTTTCTCCAGGGCCTTGGGCTCGGTGGCGAGTGGGGCGGCGCCGTGCTCATGTCCATCGAGCACAGTCACCAAGCGCGCCGCGGCTTGGCCGCGAGCTGGCCACAAGTGGGCGCCCCCGCGGGCAACCTCCTCGCGGCCGGTGTGCTCGGCGTGCTCTCGGCCGCCATGCCCGACGAGGCCTTCCATCGCTGGGGGTGGCGCCTTCCCTTCTTGCTCAGCGCGGCGCTCATCGTCGTGGGCCTCTGGATCCGCCGCTCGATCAGCGAGTCGCCTCTGTTTCTCGAGGCCAGCCAGAAGCACGCCGTTCCCAAGATGCCGCTGCTGGAGGTGCTGCGGCAACATCCGCGCGAGCTCTTGGTCGTGCTGGGCGCGCGCATCGGCTCCGACGTTTGCTACTACATCTTCGCGCTGTTCATCGTGACCTATGCCACGCAACACGTCGGCATGCCGCGGGAGGTTGCGCTGCACGGTGTGCTCATCGGGTCCGCATTTCAGCTCGTGTTCATGCCCCTCTTCGGCGCGCTCTCCGACCGTTACGGCCGCCGTCCCATCTCGCTCGCGGGCGCCATCGGCGCTGCGGCCTGGGGCTTCGTGTTCTTTCGCATGCTCGACGCCAAGAGCGCGCCGCTTCTCTTCGTCACCGCCATCGTAGGCCTCTTCTTTCACGCCGCCATGTACGGTCCGCAGGCCGCCTTCGTCAGCGAGCTCTTTTCCACGCGCCTGCGCTACAGCGGCGCGTCCCTGAGCTACCAGGCCGCGGGCATCCTCGGTGGCGCACTCGCGCCCATCATCGCCCTCGCCCTCCTCACCTACTTCGGCACGTCCGTCGCCGTGAGCCTCTACCTCCTCGGAGCCCTCGGCATCAACATCGCCGCCATGCTCGCCGCCCCCGAAACCCGCGACACCGACCTGCTGAAAAGCTAG
- a CDS encoding hydantoinase B/oxoprolinase family protein, whose amino-acid sequence MNPSWQRQRQWQFWIDRGGTFTDLVARDPSGTIFTHKLLSHAPERYRDAALAGIRHFLGVAEGEPIPAERIDVVKMGTTVATNALLERKGEPTALVITRGFGDALRIAYQNRPRIFDRHIALPELLYTRVIEVDERIAADGTVLTALDAEPAAEQLRAVYKEGFRSVAIVCMHGYRYPDHERRLAELARGMGFTQVSASYECSPLMKIVPRGDTTVVDAYLSPILRRYVDEVEKELSGVRLMFMQSNGGLAEAHRFRGKDAVLSGPAGGIVGMSKTSERAGETHVIGFDMGGTSTDVSHYQGEFERTFFAQIAGVRMRAPMLNIHTVAAGGGSILTFDGSRLRVGPESAGAVPGPACYRRGGPLTVTDANVMLGRIQTDYFPRVFGPSGDQPLDAGVVRAKFEEMAAEIGRPAEDIAEGFLRIAVANMANAIKKISVQRGHDIKRYALTTFGGAGGQHACRVADELGMTKVLFPPFAGVLSAYGMGLADAVAMRERAIEAELTETLVPVIAEAGDALCAEARRELEGDGLPAASISESRRVHLRYAGTDSSLPVPWGPRAEMIAGFERVHQQRYSFVMDRPLVVEAISVSVVGSAEAPDAHVSARPVRKGELASCGVARMFHEGAWEASRIYRHEDLRPGDDVEGPAIIAEANATIVVEPGWRATFREGDYLTMTRVRPRTMTHAIGAAEDRVDPVMLEIFNNLFMSIAEQMGVMLENTAHSVNIKERLDFSCAIFDSEGNLVANAPHMPVHLGSMGESVQEILRRNAAQMKPGDAYAVNDPYHGGTHIPDITVVTPVWSDDEKDILFYVASRGHHAEIGGITPGSMPPFSKNIEEEGVRFDNWLLVQGGRFREDETRERLEQARYPSRNAKSNLADLRAQVAANEEGIHQLRKMIAHFGLDTVRAYMGHVQDNAEEAVRTAISALHDGQFSYEMDSGARIEVAIRVDAAARSAVIDFRGTSAELASNFNAPKSVTLAAVLYVFRTLAQGDIPLNAGCFRPLRVIIPEGSMLAPSYPAATVAGNVETSQAITGALYAALGLQAEGSGTMNNVTFGNTRHQYYETVASGSGAGDGFDGTALVQTHMTNSRLTDPEILEWRYPVVLESYAIRRGSGGHGRWRGGDGGTRRIRFLEPMTVSVLSGHRRVPPYGMAGGAPGGLGKNWVERAGTNGGGITEMKGCDSVDVEVGDVFVLQTPGGGGYGAASNETAGAVT is encoded by the coding sequence GTGAATCCTTCCTGGCAGCGGCAGCGGCAATGGCAATTCTGGATCGATCGCGGCGGCACGTTCACCGACTTGGTGGCACGTGACCCGAGCGGTACGATCTTCACGCACAAGCTCTTATCCCACGCCCCCGAACGTTACCGCGACGCTGCCTTGGCGGGCATTCGGCATTTCCTCGGGGTGGCCGAAGGCGAACCGATCCCGGCCGAGCGCATCGACGTCGTGAAAATGGGCACGACGGTGGCCACCAACGCGCTGCTCGAGCGCAAGGGTGAGCCCACGGCGCTGGTCATCACGCGCGGCTTCGGCGATGCGCTGCGCATCGCGTACCAGAATCGCCCGCGGATCTTCGACCGCCACATTGCGCTGCCCGAGCTGCTTTACACGCGGGTCATCGAGGTCGACGAGCGCATCGCCGCCGATGGCACCGTGCTCACAGCGCTCGATGCCGAGCCCGCCGCCGAGCAATTGCGTGCAGTGTACAAGGAGGGATTTCGCTCGGTGGCCATCGTCTGCATGCACGGCTACCGCTATCCGGACCACGAGCGGCGGCTCGCCGAGTTGGCCCGAGGCATGGGCTTCACGCAGGTGAGCGCCTCGTACGAGTGCAGCCCGCTCATGAAGATCGTCCCGCGCGGCGATACCACCGTGGTGGACGCGTACCTTTCGCCGATTCTGCGACGCTACGTCGACGAGGTCGAAAAAGAGCTTTCCGGCGTGCGACTCATGTTCATGCAATCCAACGGCGGCTTGGCGGAGGCCCATCGCTTCCGCGGCAAGGACGCCGTCTTGTCGGGGCCGGCCGGCGGCATCGTGGGCATGTCCAAGACGTCCGAACGCGCGGGCGAGACGCACGTGATCGGCTTCGACATGGGCGGCACCTCGACCGACGTCTCGCATTATCAAGGCGAATTCGAGCGCACCTTCTTCGCGCAGATCGCCGGCGTGCGCATGCGCGCGCCCATGTTGAACATCCACACCGTGGCCGCCGGCGGCGGGTCGATTCTCACCTTCGATGGAAGCCGGCTGCGGGTCGGCCCCGAGTCGGCGGGCGCCGTGCCCGGCCCGGCGTGCTACCGCCGCGGTGGTCCGCTCACGGTCACGGATGCGAACGTGATGCTCGGGCGCATTCAAACGGATTACTTCCCGCGGGTGTTCGGTCCCTCGGGCGATCAGCCGCTCGATGCCGGCGTCGTGCGCGCGAAATTCGAGGAAATGGCCGCTGAAATAGGCCGCCCGGCAGAGGATATCGCCGAAGGCTTTTTGCGCATTGCCGTGGCCAACATGGCCAATGCCATCAAGAAAATATCGGTTCAGCGGGGGCATGACATCAAGCGGTACGCGCTCACCACCTTCGGAGGCGCGGGCGGCCAGCACGCGTGCCGCGTCGCCGACGAGCTCGGGATGACCAAGGTGCTCTTTCCGCCCTTCGCCGGCGTGCTGTCGGCCTACGGCATGGGGCTGGCCGACGCCGTGGCCATGCGCGAGCGCGCCATCGAGGCCGAGCTCACCGAGACGCTGGTGCCTGTGATTGCCGAGGCGGGCGACGCGCTCTGCGCGGAAGCGCGCCGCGAGCTCGAAGGAGACGGGCTGCCTGCCGCATCCATTTCGGAATCGCGCCGGGTGCACCTGCGCTACGCGGGGACGGACTCGAGCTTGCCCGTGCCCTGGGGCCCGCGCGCGGAGATGATCGCGGGCTTCGAGCGCGTGCACCAGCAGCGCTACTCCTTCGTGATGGATCGGCCGCTCGTCGTCGAAGCCATCTCGGTGTCGGTGGTGGGCTCGGCCGAGGCGCCCGATGCCCACGTCAGCGCGCGCCCCGTGCGCAAAGGCGAATTGGCCTCGTGCGGGGTGGCGCGCATGTTCCACGAGGGCGCGTGGGAGGCGTCGCGCATCTACCGCCATGAGGATCTGCGGCCGGGCGATGACGTGGAGGGCCCTGCCATCATCGCGGAAGCCAATGCCACCATCGTGGTCGAGCCGGGGTGGCGCGCGACGTTCCGCGAGGGCGACTACCTGACGATGACGCGCGTTCGGCCGCGGACAATGACGCATGCCATCGGCGCTGCCGAGGACCGCGTCGACCCGGTCATGCTGGAGATCTTCAACAATTTGTTCATGTCCATCGCCGAGCAAATGGGCGTCATGCTGGAGAATACGGCGCACTCGGTGAACATCAAAGAGCGCCTCGATTTCTCCTGCGCCATCTTCGATAGCGAGGGAAACCTCGTGGCGAATGCCCCGCACATGCCCGTGCACCTCGGCTCGATGGGCGAGAGCGTGCAGGAGATCCTCCGCCGCAATGCGGCCCAAATGAAACCGGGCGATGCCTACGCCGTGAACGACCCGTACCACGGCGGCACGCACATTCCCGACATCACCGTAGTCACACCGGTGTGGAGCGACGACGAAAAGGACATTCTCTTTTACGTCGCCTCGCGCGGCCACCACGCGGAAATTGGCGGCATCACACCCGGATCCATGCCTCCGTTCAGCAAGAACATCGAGGAGGAAGGGGTTCGCTTCGACAATTGGCTCCTCGTCCAAGGCGGCCGCTTTCGCGAGGACGAAACGCGCGAACGGCTCGAGCAGGCGCGCTATCCATCTCGAAATGCGAAAAGCAACTTGGCCGATTTGCGCGCGCAGGTGGCGGCCAACGAAGAAGGCATTCATCAACTCCGTAAGATGATTGCGCACTTCGGACTGGACACGGTGCGCGCGTACATGGGACACGTTCAGGACAATGCCGAAGAGGCCGTGCGCACGGCCATTTCCGCGCTGCACGATGGCCAGTTCTCCTACGAAATGGACAGCGGCGCGCGCATCGAAGTGGCCATTCGCGTAGACGCGGCGGCGCGCTCGGCGGTCATCGATTTCAGGGGAACCTCGGCGGAGCTCGCGAGCAATTTCAATGCGCCCAAGTCGGTGACCTTGGCGGCCGTACTTTACGTATTCCGCACCTTGGCGCAGGGCGATATCCCGCTCAACGCGGGCTGTTTTCGCCCGCTGCGGGTCATCATCCCCGAGGGTTCGATGCTTGCGCCCTCGTATCCTGCAGCGACGGTCGCTGGCAATGTGGAGACCTCGCAGGCCATCACCGGTGCCTTGTATGCGGCGCTGGGGCTTCAGGCCGAGGGCTCCGGCACGATGAACAACGTCACCTTCGGCAACACGCGGCATCAATATTACGAAACCGTGGCCAGCGGCTCGGGCGCGGGGGACGGCTTCGACGGCACCGCGCTGGTGCAGACGCACATGACCAACTCGCGCCTGACCGATCCCGAGATCCTCGAGTGGCGCTACCCCGTCGTGCTGGAGAGCTACGCGATCCGCCGGGGCAGTGGTGGCCATGGGCGATGGCGCGGCGGCGACGGCGGAACGCGGCGCATTCGCTTCCTCGAGCCGATGACCGTGTCGGTGCTCTCGGGGCACCGGCGCGTCCCACCGTACGGCATGGCCGGAGGCGCGCCCGGCGGCCTTGGGAAGAACTGGGTCGAGCGCGCCGGGACCAATGGTGGAGGCATCACGGAGATGAAAGGCTGTGACTCCGTCGATGTCGAAGTGGGTGACGTCTTCGTGCTGCAAACCCCCGGCGGTGGCGGTTACGGCGCCGCCTCCAACGAGACAGCAGGAGCTGTGACATGA
- a CDS encoding TerB family tellurite resistance protein: protein MDVRIAKCLLLTKVLVADGIMTENERELLEGTMERQGLSPEEKRSVFDLEGWDAAEAVVAQLPDEEKRQLVDQLIDAASVDGRLSPLEAATLKSITAALGLDS, encoded by the coding sequence ATGGACGTACGAATCGCCAAGTGCCTGCTCCTCACGAAGGTTCTCGTCGCGGACGGCATCATGACCGAAAATGAGCGCGAGCTCCTCGAGGGCACGATGGAGCGCCAGGGCCTTTCGCCCGAAGAAAAGCGCAGCGTCTTCGACTTGGAAGGATGGGATGCTGCCGAGGCGGTGGTGGCCCAGCTCCCCGACGAGGAGAAGCGCCAGCTCGTCGATCAACTCATCGACGCGGCCTCGGTCGATGGGCGCCTGTCTCCACTGGAGGCCGCCACGTTGAAGAGCATTACGGCCGCTCTCGGACTAGATTCCTGA